CGCACCAAAGCTCGAGGCGATGACCGCACGGGCCCCGAAGCGCCGCTCCACCCACGCGAGCACCCGCTCGGCGGGGGCGTCGAGCAGCTCCTCGGAGGTGGCACGCAGCTCCTCGGGCGAGAACGCGGGCGATGACAAGGAAGACGCGGACATGGCGGACCCCGACGGAAAAAAGAACGGCCCGCCCCTCGAGCGAGGCCGGGCCGTACGTGTCGCCGCACAACGGCCCCGTGGACCGATGCCCTCGGCGATGATTCCCCACCCGCGCCCCTGAGCCTCGGCGGCCAGCGAAGCGCGCTACAGCAGGAGTAGCGCGGTAATTACCGCCCGGGCCTTTCTCCGTCAAGGTGGAGGGAACGCCAATATGACGGACGGACGCCTCCTGCCCTCCTGGTAGGGAGGCATCCAGGTGCGTCTGGGCGTGAAATCGGGCACAAGGGGCAGGTGCTCACGCTCTCCTCCCTCTCCATCTACCCGCTCAAGTCCTGCGCGGAGCTGCCGCTGACCCAGGCCACGGTGGAGCCGCTCGGGCTGCAACAGGATCGCCGCTGGATGGCGGTGCGGTCGGATGGCTCCTGCATGACGGGACGCGAGCTGCCCGGCTTCGTGCACCTGCGGGCCGTGCCGGTGCCCGAGGGACTCCACCTGTCGGCGCCCGGCATGCCCGAGCTCGTGGTGTCCGTGCCTCCGGCGGACGCGCCCCGCCTCGACATCACCGTCTGGGACGACACCTGCTCGGCCGCCTGGATCGGGGACGACGCGGACCGGTGGCTCTCCGCGTACCTGCGCGAGCCCGCGCGGCTCGTGTACGTGGACACGCGCATGCAGCGTCCGGTGGATCCCAAGTACGCCGCGCCCGAGGACCGGGTCGGCTTCGCCGACGGCTTTCCGCTCCTGCTCGCCACCGAGGCCTCGCTCGCCGACCTCAACACGCGTCTGCCCCAGCCCGTGCAGATGAACCGCTTCCGCCCCAACCTCGTGGTGAGCGGCTGCGAGCCCTTCGCCGAGGATCGCTGGAAGCGGCTGCGCATCGGCGAGGTGGAGTTGGAGCTCGTCAAGCCGTGCGCCCGCTGCGTCTTCGTCAACGTGGATACGCGCACGGCCCGGCCCGACCCCGCCCAGCAGCCCCTGCGCACCCTCGCCACGTACCGCAAGGACGGCAACAAGGTGATGTTCGGCCAGAACGTCATCGCGCGCCGCACGGGCGTGTTGCGCGTGGGCGATGCGGTCGAAGTGTTGGAAGAGGCCTGAAAGAATTACGACCTCGCGCGAGAGTCCTCGGACCTGGGGGCGGGGCTTCCCTCGGACGCGAGGCACGAGCGGGACCACCGGGCGCTGGCACGCGACGTGCTGAACGCTCGGGCATGACGATCGCGCATCGCGCCCGGAACATCTTCAAGCTCGGCAGGCAGGCGGTCTCGGAGTGGAGCGAGGACAACGCTCCGATGTTCGCCGCCTCGCTCTCCTACTACACCCTCTTCTCCATCGCCCCGCTGCTGGTCATCGCCGTGAGCGTGGCGGGCATGGTGTTTGGCGAGGAGGCGGCGCGGGGGCAGATCCAGGCGCAGTTGGAGGACCTGGTGGGCCGCGGCAGCGCCGAGGTCATCGGGCAGATGATGATCAGCGCGCGCAAGCCGGAAGCAGGCATCCTCGCCACCGCCATCGGCCTCGTCGCCCTCATCTTCGGCGCCACGGGCGTGTTCGTGCAGTTGCAGGACGCGCTCAACCACATCTGGAACGTGAAGCCCAAGCCGCGCAACGGTGTCATCGCCTTCCTGCGCAGCCGCTTCCTGTCCTTCGCCATGGTGCTGGTGATTGGCTTCCTGCTGCTGGTGTCGCTGGTGGTGAGCGCCGTGCTGGCGGCGCTGGGCGCGTGGTTCTCCAACCTGCTGCCTGGCTGGACGGTGATGTGGCAGGGCGTCAACCTGCTCATCTCCTTCGGTGTCATCACCGTGCTCTTCGCGATGATGTACAAGCTGCTCCCCGACACCCACGTGTCCTGGCGGGACGTGTGGCTGGGGGCCGCCGTGACGTCGCTGCTCTTCAGCCTGGGCAAGTTCCTCATCGGGCTGTACCTGGGCCGCAGCGCCGTGGCGTCGAGCTACGGCGCGGCGGGCTCGCTGGCGGTGGTGCTGCTCTGGGTCTACTACTCCGCGCAGATCCTCTTCCTCGGGGCCGAGTTCACCCAGGTGTACGCCCGCAGCCACGGCAGCCACAGCCACCCGGCGCGGCAACAGACCCCGCGACCCGAGGAACGGGCCCCGGGGGCGGAGGCCCACCCGATCTGAGGCAGCGTTTTCCTCCTGGCAATCCACCTGAACCGTGGTGCTTGGGGATGGGGGGTTTTGGTAGGCAGCAGCCCCATGCTCCCTCTCCTCGCTGCTCTCTGGCTCACCGCGGCCCCGCTCCCCGCGGCTCCGCAATCACTCACGTCCGTCACCTCCTCCCGTGCCCTGTCCGATGGACTCGAGCTGCGCGCGGGAGAGGCGACCCTGCGCATCTCCGCCCTGCGTGACGACATCCTGCGCATCCGCGTCAGCCCGGGGGCGGCCCTGCCGGAAGACGCCTCGTGGGCCGTGCTCCGCGAGGCCCGTGCTCGGAGCGTCAAGGTGAAGGCGCTGCCGGAGAGCGAGGCTTCCGTGGGCTTCCGCACGGCGGCGCTGGAGGTCCGGGTCGAGAAGAATCCCCTGCGGCTGCTCATCCTCGATCTCCAGGGCAACCTCCTCTCGGCCGACGCGGTGGGCCGTCCCACGCAGTTCCTCGGAGGAGGGTTCCAGCTCACCAGGCAGATGCCCGCGGACGAGCACTACTTCGGCCTGGGCGACAAGGCAGGCCCACTCGACCGCCGCGACCAGGCCTTCACCCTCTGGAACACCGACGCCTACCGCCATCAGGAATCGACCGATCCCATCTACAAGAGCATTCCGTTCTTCATGGCCGTTCGCGCCGGCCGCGCCCACGGCATCCTGCTCGACAACACCTGGCGCACCCACTTCGACTTCGGCAAGCAGTGGCACGACGCCTACACCTTCGGCTCCGAGGGTGGCCCGCTCGAGTACTACTTCCTGCACGGGCCCGAGCCCAAGAAGGTGCTCGAGGGCTACACCTTCCTCACCGGGCCCGCGCCCCTGCCTCCACGCTGGGCGCTCGGCTTCCAGCAGTCCCGCTTCAGCTACGAGCCCGAGTCGCGCGTGCGGGAAATCGCCTCGCGCTTGAGGGCCGATCAGATCCCCTCGGACGTGCTCTTCCTGGACATCGACTACCTGGATCGCTTCCGCGCCTTCACCGCCGACAAGAGCAAGTTCCCGGATCTGCCCGGGCTCATCCGCGACCTGGGCCAGCAGAACTTCCGGGTGATCACCATCTCCGACATGCACATCGCGCGGGTGCCCGACGCCGGGTACGCGCCATATGACACGGGGGTCGCCGGCAACCACTTCGTCCACAACCCGGACGGCAGCCTCTTCGCCGGCCGTGTCTGGCCCGGCGACTCGGTGTTTCCCGACTTCACCCGCGCCCAGACGCGCGACTGGTGGGGCTCGCAGTACAAGGAGCTGGTGGCGCAGGGCGTGGCGGGCCACTGGAACGACATGAACGAGCCCTCGGTCTTCTCCCCTCTCAAGACCCTGCCGCTCGACTCGGTGCACCGCATCGAGGAGCCCGGCTTCGAGAGCCGGAACGCCACCCACGCCGAGGTGCACAACGTCATCGGCCTGCTGAACGCGCGCGCCACCTATGAGGGACTGTCGAAGCTCCAGCCCGAGGAACGGCCGTATGTCCTCACCCGCGCCACCTACGCGGGAGGCCACCGCTACGGCGCCACCTGGACGGGAGACAACAGCGCCACCTGGAACCACCTGCGCCTGAGCACGCCCATGCTCTTGAACCTGGGGCTCAGCGGCTTCTCGCTCGCGGGGGTCGACGTCGGGGGCTACTCGGGTACGCCCCCGGAAGAGCTGCTGACGCGCTGGTTTGAAGTCGGCGCCTTCAATCCCCTCTACCGCGGCCACGCCGAGAAGGGCACCGGCGACCACGAGGTCTGGGCCCACGGCCCCGCGCCCGAGGCCGTGCGCCGCCGCTACATCGAGACGCGCTACCGGCTGCTGCCCTACCTCTACACCCTGGCGGAGGAGAACTCGCGCACGGGCCTGCCCATGATGCGTCCCCTCTTCCTCGAGTTCCCCACGGCCACCGAGGACAAACATCCGCTGGACCTCGATGCCGGCCACGAGTTCATGCTCGGCCGCGCCCTGCTGGTGGCGCCCCCGCCCTTCCCCGAGAACCCGGATGTGTACCCGGTCACCCTGCCCCCCGGTGACTGGTTCGACTTCTGGACGGGCCACAAGGCCGAGGGCACCCGGAACGGCACCGCGCCGACCAATGCCTCCACGCCCTCGACGTTGAAGGTGACGCCCAAGCTGGACGAGCTGCCAGTGTTCGTCCGGGCCGGCAGCATCCTTCCCCTACAGCCGCTGGTGCAGCACACGGCGCAGGTGCCCCAGGGCCCCCTGGAGCTGCGCGTCTACCCGGGGCCGGACTGCCAGGGCGACCTCTACCTCGATGACGGCCACAGCCTCGCCTACAAGAAGGGCGCCTGGCTGCGGCAGCGCTTCTCCTGCCAGGTCGAGACGAGCGGGCTGAAGGTGACGCTGGCCAGGCCCACGGGCAGCTACCCGGCGTGGTGGAAGACCGTGGACATCGTGGTCCACGACTGGCCCGAGGCCCGCACCTCCGCGACCCTCGCCCGGGGAGGCTCCCCCTCCGTCCGCTACGACGCCGCGACGCGCACCTTGCGCATCTCGATTCCCGCCGATCGCGCGGGCTCGGAGCTGCGGCTGACACGCGCCCCCTAGTCCTCCCGGCGAGCGACCAGCCCGTCCCCGGCCAGGAGAGAAGAACCGAGGCTTCGGCTCTTCTCTCGTTTCAGGCAGCGGCCACCCACGTCCATACTGACGTCCCGAGACGAGCCCGGCTTTCTTCTCATCCACGCCGGGCCGACCCCAGGAGAAGCCATGAGTTCCCCGTCGTCCCCACGTCCAGAGGCCGCGAACGCATCCGGCTGCCCTTTCTCGGCCAGGTCCTTCAACCCCTTCGCGCCCCCCCAGCACGAGAACATGCAGGCCCTCTTCGCCCAGGCCCGGCGCGAGCAGCCCGTCTTCTTCAGTGAGGCCATGAACGCCTGGGTGGTGACGCGCCACGAGGACATCTGCGCCGCCGTAGAGGATACGCAGCGCTTCTCCTCGAAACTCGACTCGCAGATCTTCGAGGCACTCCTGCCCGAGCCCCGGGCGTACCTGGCGGACGCGGGCTACCGCAAGATGCCCATGATCTACGATGATCCCCCCGAGCACTCGCGCTCCCGGCAGATCGTCGCCCGGCTCTTCTCCAAGGAGAACCTCGCCGCGCTGGAGCCGCTCGTGCGCAGCATCACCGAGGAGCTGGTGGACGGCTTCGCCCAGGACCGGCAGGTGGAGCTGGTCAGCCGACTGGCCTACCCGCTGCCCATCCGGGTCATCTTCGCGTGGATGGGCCTGCCGCTGGAGCTGATGGACGACTTCAAGAAGTGGTCCCGCCATCTCACCCTGATGCTGTCGCTCCAGGCCCGGACGCTGGAGCTGCAGAACGAGTGCGTGCGCGGGGTGACGGACATGCAGCGCTGCGTGGCGGAGCTCATCTCCGAGCGCGTGGCGCACCCGCGCGAGGATGGCCTGACCGTGCTGGCCCAGTCGCTGAGGGAGGGCACCACCCTGGACGCGGCGGATCTGGCGGCCATGGTGATGCTGCTGATCTCCGCCGGCCACGAGACCACCTCCAGCCTGATGGGAATGGCGGTACGCGTCCTGCTGGAGCAGCCCGAGCGCTGGCGACAGCTCCGCGAGGAGCCGCACACCCTTCCGCGGGTGGTCGAGGAGGTGCTGCGCTACGAGACGCCGATGGCCATCCTGGCCCGCCATACCGCCACGCAGGCCGAGCTGGGAGGGGTGACGATCCCGGCCGGAGCGCGGGTGCTGCTGGTGGTGCTCTCGGGGAACCGGGACGAGCGGCGCTTCCCCGAGCCGGAGGGCTTCGACCCCAAGCGGCCCCAACTGGGGCAGCACCTGGCCTTCGGCCGGGGCATCCACGTCTGCGTGGGAGCGGGCCTGGCCCGGCTGGAGGCCCGGGTGATGCTGGAGGTGCTCGCCCGTAGACTGCCCGGGCTTCGGATCGTGGAACCGCCCCGGCTGGTCCCTGGCCCGGTGCGCCACCAAGAGCAGCTCCTGCTCGCCTGGGACTGAGCGCCTCAGCCCTTGAGCGTCCGGCCGAACAACGAGAGCAGCGTCTGCCAGTGCCGCTCGGAGGCATCCTTGTCGTAGACGGGCATGCCCTCCACCGCGAAGCCATGGCGGGCACCGACGTAGAGCTCGGATTGATGCTTGACGCCCGCCGACTTCAGGGCCGCCTCCAGCCGCGCGATGGCCTCGGCGGGCATGAAGACGTCCTGATCGGCATGGCCAAAATAGACCTCGCCCTTGAGCTTGCTGGCGAGGAGGTGGGGGCTGGAGGGCTCATCCGTGGCCAGCCGCCCGCCGTGGTACGAGGCCGCCGCGACGATCCGGTCCGGGAAGTCGGCCATCAAGCGCACGGCGATGGC
Above is a window of Cystobacter fuscus DNA encoding:
- a CDS encoding MOSC domain-containing protein, with product MLTLSSLSIYPLKSCAELPLTQATVEPLGLQQDRRWMAVRSDGSCMTGRELPGFVHLRAVPVPEGLHLSAPGMPELVVSVPPADAPRLDITVWDDTCSAAWIGDDADRWLSAYLREPARLVYVDTRMQRPVDPKYAAPEDRVGFADGFPLLLATEASLADLNTRLPQPVQMNRFRPNLVVSGCEPFAEDRWKRLRIGEVELELVKPCARCVFVNVDTRTARPDPAQQPLRTLATYRKDGNKVMFGQNVIARRTGVLRVGDAVEVLEEA
- a CDS encoding YihY/virulence factor BrkB family protein; this translates as MTIAHRARNIFKLGRQAVSEWSEDNAPMFAASLSYYTLFSIAPLLVIAVSVAGMVFGEEAARGQIQAQLEDLVGRGSAEVIGQMMISARKPEAGILATAIGLVALIFGATGVFVQLQDALNHIWNVKPKPRNGVIAFLRSRFLSFAMVLVIGFLLLVSLVVSAVLAALGAWFSNLLPGWTVMWQGVNLLISFGVITVLFAMMYKLLPDTHVSWRDVWLGAAVTSLLFSLGKFLIGLYLGRSAVASSYGAAGSLAVVLLWVYYSAQILFLGAEFTQVYARSHGSHSHPARQQTPRPEERAPGAEAHPI
- a CDS encoding glycoside hydrolase family 31 protein, producing the protein MLPLLAALWLTAAPLPAAPQSLTSVTSSRALSDGLELRAGEATLRISALRDDILRIRVSPGAALPEDASWAVLREARARSVKVKALPESEASVGFRTAALEVRVEKNPLRLLILDLQGNLLSADAVGRPTQFLGGGFQLTRQMPADEHYFGLGDKAGPLDRRDQAFTLWNTDAYRHQESTDPIYKSIPFFMAVRAGRAHGILLDNTWRTHFDFGKQWHDAYTFGSEGGPLEYYFLHGPEPKKVLEGYTFLTGPAPLPPRWALGFQQSRFSYEPESRVREIASRLRADQIPSDVLFLDIDYLDRFRAFTADKSKFPDLPGLIRDLGQQNFRVITISDMHIARVPDAGYAPYDTGVAGNHFVHNPDGSLFAGRVWPGDSVFPDFTRAQTRDWWGSQYKELVAQGVAGHWNDMNEPSVFSPLKTLPLDSVHRIEEPGFESRNATHAEVHNVIGLLNARATYEGLSKLQPEERPYVLTRATYAGGHRYGATWTGDNSATWNHLRLSTPMLLNLGLSGFSLAGVDVGGYSGTPPEELLTRWFEVGAFNPLYRGHAEKGTGDHEVWAHGPAPEAVRRRYIETRYRLLPYLYTLAEENSRTGLPMMRPLFLEFPTATEDKHPLDLDAGHEFMLGRALLVAPPPFPENPDVYPVTLPPGDWFDFWTGHKAEGTRNGTAPTNASTPSTLKVTPKLDELPVFVRAGSILPLQPLVQHTAQVPQGPLELRVYPGPDCQGDLYLDDGHSLAYKKGAWLRQRFSCQVETSGLKVTLARPTGSYPAWWKTVDIVVHDWPEARTSATLARGGSPSVRYDAATRTLRISIPADRAGSELRLTRAP
- a CDS encoding cytochrome P450; its protein translation is MSSPSSPRPEAANASGCPFSARSFNPFAPPQHENMQALFAQARREQPVFFSEAMNAWVVTRHEDICAAVEDTQRFSSKLDSQIFEALLPEPRAYLADAGYRKMPMIYDDPPEHSRSRQIVARLFSKENLAALEPLVRSITEELVDGFAQDRQVELVSRLAYPLPIRVIFAWMGLPLELMDDFKKWSRHLTLMLSLQARTLELQNECVRGVTDMQRCVAELISERVAHPREDGLTVLAQSLREGTTLDAADLAAMVMLLISAGHETTSSLMGMAVRVLLEQPERWRQLREEPHTLPRVVEEVLRYETPMAILARHTATQAELGGVTIPAGARVLLVVLSGNRDERRFPEPEGFDPKRPQLGQHLAFGRGIHVCVGAGLARLEARVMLEVLARRLPGLRIVEPPRLVPGPVRHQEQLLLAWD